In a single window of the Labeo rohita strain BAU-BD-2019 chromosome 23, IGBB_LRoh.1.0, whole genome shotgun sequence genome:
- the tnni1a gene encoding troponin I, slow skeletal muscle, with translation MLKSMMVAKAKEELDQEVLDKEEEKQRYLTEKVPPLQTQGMSFAELQKLCQELHAKIDVVDEERYDIEAKVLLNKREVKDLNIKVLDLRGKFKRPTLRRVRVSADAILRSLLGSKHKVSMDLRANLKSVKKEDTEKKRPVEDSDWRKNVEAMSGMEGRKKMFDAAKGPTQ, from the exons ATGCTGAAG AGTATGATGGTGGCCAAAGCCAAAGAAGAACTGGATCAGGAAGTGTTAGATAAAGAGGAGGAGAAGCAGAGGTATCTGACGGAGAAAGTTCCTCCTCTGCAGACACAGGGCATGTCATTCGCTGAGCTTCAG AAACTCTGTCAAGAGCTCCATGCTAAGATTGATGTGGTGGATGAGGAGCGCTATGATATTGAAGCCAAAGTCTTACTGAATAAGCGTGAG GTCAAAGACCTGAACATTAAGGTTTTGGACCTGAGGGGAAAGTTCAAGCGGCCCACCCTGAGGAGAGTGAGGGTTTCTGCAGACGCCATCCTCAGATCCCTCCTAGGCTCAAAGCACAAAGTCTCAATGGACCTACGAGCCAACCTCAAATCTGTGAAGAAAGAGGATACTGAGAAG AAGAGGCCAGTTGAGGACAGCGACTGGAGAAAGAACGTGGAGGCCATGTCTGGCATGGAGGGAAGAAAGAAGATGTTTGATGCGGCAAAAGGCCCCACCCAGTGA
- the csrp1a gene encoding cysteine and glycine-rich protein 1a, with protein MPLGGGNKCGCCQKTVYFAEEVQCEGRSFHRSCFLCMVCRKNLDSTTVAVHENEIYCKACYGKKYGPKGYGYGAGAGTLSMDKGESLGIKPVEAPDHQPTNNPNTSKFAQKFGGSDVCPRCSKAVYAAEKVIGAGNAWHRGCFRCAKCGKGLESTTLADKDGEIFCKGCYAKNFGPKGFGYGQGAGALSHTQ; from the exons aTGCCTCTTGGGGGTGGAAACAAATGTGGCTGCTGTCAAAAAACAGTGTACTTTGCAGAGGAAGTGCAGTGTGAAGGGCGGAGCTTCCACAGATCCTGCTTCCTGTGCA TGGTGTGCAGGAAAAATCTAGACAGCACTACCGTGGCTGTCCATGAGAATGAGATCTACTGCAAGGCCTGTTACGGCAAAAAATATGGGCCCAAGGGCTACGGATACGGCGCTGGCGCAGGAACTCTGAGCATGGACAAAGGAGAGTCACTGGGCATTAAACCCGTGGA GGCTCCAGATCACCAGCCAACCAATAACCCCAACACATCCAAATtcgctcaaaagtttggtggCTCTGATGTTTGTCCACGGTGTAGCAAGGCCGTCTACGCAGCTGAAAAAGTCATAGGGGCAGGAAAT GCGTGGCACAGGGGTTGTTTCCGATGTGCAAAGTGTGGCAAGGGCCTAGAATCTACAACTTTAGCCGACAAGGATGGAGAAATCTTCTGCAAAG GTTGCTATGCCAAAAACTTTGGACCAAAGGGCTTTGGATACGGTCAAGGTGCTGGAGCGCTGTCACACACTCAATAG
- the phlda3 gene encoding pleckstrin homology-like domain family A member 3: MNQCKVMKDGYLEKRSNGLLQLWKKKRCVLSEDGLRLYDCKGESSKEMRFEQMTTLDCVEYKRGLVYFTIVMNGGKEIDFRCQQEGTAWNAEIALALVRFKNRVAVQTGRNRHLSHLGSCGEGDVEL; encoded by the coding sequence ATGAACCAGTGTAAAGTCATGAAGGATGGCTATCTGGAGAAGAGGAGTAATGGACTTCTGCAGCTGTGGAAGAAGAAGCGTTGCGTTCTGTCAGAGGACGGACTCCGGTTGTACGACTGTAAAGGCGAGAGCAGCAAAGAGATGCGCTTCGAGCAGATGACCACGCTGGACTGCGTGGAGTACAAACGGGGGCTGGTGTACTTCACCATCGTGATGAACGGCGGCAAGGAGATTGACTTCAGGTGCCAGCAGGAGGGAACGGCGTGGAACGCGGAGATCGCGCTCGCCCTGGTGCGCTTCAAAAACCGCGTCGCCGTTCAGACCGGCAGGAACAGACATTTGTCACATCTGGGCAGCTGCGGGGAGGGAGACGTCGAGCTTTGA